In Paraburkholderia bryophila, a single genomic region encodes these proteins:
- a CDS encoding NAD kinase, with protein sequence MQVTSQFKTVALVGRNNTPGIVEPLTALASCIAKRGFEVVFEADTAAEIGVTDYPALRPAEIGARADVAVVLGGDGTMLGIGRQLAPYRTPLIGINHGRLGFITDIPISDMREIVPQMLAGNFEREERVLLEARIMRNGSPIYHALAFNDVVVNRSGFSGMAELHVSVDGRFMYNQRSDGLIVATPTGSTAYALSSQGPILHPQLGGIVLVPIAPHALSNRPIVLPDDSKVSIQIVSGREVNVNFDMQSFTSLELSDTIEVRRSRHTVPMLHPVGYSYFATLRKKLHWNEYPSHEEDTKP encoded by the coding sequence ATGCAAGTGACCAGCCAGTTCAAGACCGTCGCGCTCGTCGGGCGCAACAATACGCCGGGCATCGTCGAGCCCTTGACCGCGCTCGCCTCGTGCATCGCGAAACGCGGCTTCGAGGTCGTATTCGAAGCCGATACCGCCGCCGAGATCGGCGTCACCGACTATCCGGCGCTGCGTCCCGCCGAGATCGGCGCGCGCGCCGACGTGGCGGTCGTGCTGGGCGGCGACGGCACGATGCTCGGCATCGGTCGCCAGCTCGCGCCTTACCGCACGCCGCTGATCGGCATCAATCACGGCCGGCTCGGCTTCATTACCGACATTCCGATCTCCGACATGCGCGAGATCGTGCCGCAAATGCTGGCGGGCAATTTCGAACGCGAGGAGCGCGTGCTGCTCGAGGCGCGCATCATGCGCAACGGCAGCCCGATCTATCACGCGCTGGCCTTCAACGACGTGGTGGTCAATCGCAGCGGCTTTTCGGGCATGGCGGAACTGCATGTCTCGGTCGACGGGCGCTTCATGTACAACCAGCGCTCGGACGGCCTGATCGTCGCCACGCCGACCGGCTCGACCGCTTACGCGCTCTCCTCGCAAGGGCCGATCCTGCATCCGCAATTGGGCGGCATCGTGCTGGTGCCGATCGCGCCGCACGCGCTGTCGAACCGGCCGATCGTGCTGCCGGACGACTCGAAGGTGAGCATCCAGATCGTGTCCGGCCGCGAGGTCAACGTGAACTTCGACATGCAGTCGTTCACCTCGCTCGAATTGAGCGACACGATCGAAGTGCGCCGCTCGCGCCATACGGTGCCCATGCTGCATCCGGTCGGCTACAGCTACTTCGCGACGCTGCGCAAAAAGCTGCACTGGAACGAATACCCGTCGCACGAAGAAGACACCAAGCCCTGA
- the recN gene encoding DNA repair protein RecN, whose product MLRHLSIRDFVIVAALDLEFDSGFTVFSGETGAGKSILIDALALALGARADANVVRTGESRADITAEFEIHAQVEQWLDQQAFGAADDDGQHGGTVMLRRVVDRNGRTRAFINGTAATLTQLRELGEMLVDIHGQHAHQLLMRPDAQRELFDTHAGLTDTAATVTRAWRTWREKVQAVEHAQTRDRELQLERERLAWQLTELDKLGPQPGEWEEVNSEHRRLSHSANLIDGVQGALGALSESDEAMITHLASIVSKVRDLAEIDPALNDVLAALEPAEIQLQEAAYSLSHYAQKLELDPDRLAQVEKRLDALHSAARKFRLKPETLPEEHEARRAQLAALDAAADLDSLHAAEANAKETFLAEAKKLSKARTKAGKALGAAVTTGMQELSMKGGTFEVGLVPLPEGGANGLEQVEFRVAGHAGVPLRPLAKVASGGELARISLALAVIASAASPTPTLIFDEVDTGIGGGVAEVVGRLLHQLGQARQVLCVTHLPQVAARGDHHFQVAKAGDGKGGTVSSVTSLDKASRVEEVARMLGGLEITPTTRKHAKEMLAA is encoded by the coding sequence ATGCTGCGCCACCTCTCGATACGCGACTTCGTGATCGTCGCCGCGCTCGATCTCGAATTCGACAGCGGCTTTACTGTTTTCTCCGGCGAAACCGGCGCCGGCAAGTCGATCCTGATCGACGCGCTGGCGCTCGCGCTCGGCGCCCGCGCCGATGCGAACGTCGTGCGCACCGGCGAAAGCCGCGCCGACATCACCGCGGAGTTCGAGATTCATGCGCAGGTCGAACAGTGGCTCGACCAGCAGGCGTTCGGCGCGGCCGACGACGACGGTCAGCACGGCGGCACCGTGATGCTGCGGCGCGTGGTGGACCGCAACGGCCGCACGCGCGCGTTCATCAACGGCACCGCGGCCACGCTCACGCAGTTGCGCGAGCTCGGCGAGATGCTGGTGGACATTCACGGCCAGCACGCACACCAGTTGCTGATGCGCCCGGACGCGCAGCGCGAATTGTTCGACACGCACGCCGGCCTGACCGACACCGCGGCAACCGTCACGCGCGCCTGGCGCACGTGGCGCGAGAAGGTGCAGGCCGTCGAGCATGCGCAAACGCGCGACCGCGAATTGCAACTGGAGCGCGAGCGTCTCGCGTGGCAGCTCACTGAACTGGACAAGCTCGGGCCGCAGCCGGGCGAATGGGAAGAGGTCAACAGCGAGCACCGCCGGCTGTCGCACTCGGCGAATCTGATCGACGGCGTGCAAGGTGCGCTCGGCGCGCTGTCCGAATCGGACGAGGCGATGATCACGCATCTGGCGTCGATCGTCTCCAAGGTACGCGACCTGGCCGAGATCGATCCGGCGTTGAACGACGTGCTCGCCGCGCTCGAGCCCGCCGAAATCCAGTTGCAGGAAGCCGCGTATTCGCTGAGCCACTACGCGCAAAAGCTCGAACTCGATCCGGACCGGCTGGCGCAGGTCGAAAAGCGCCTCGACGCGTTGCATTCGGCCGCTCGCAAATTCCGCCTGAAACCGGAAACGCTGCCCGAAGAACACGAGGCGCGGCGCGCGCAACTGGCCGCGCTCGACGCCGCCGCCGACCTCGACAGCCTGCACGCCGCCGAAGCCAACGCCAAAGAAACGTTCCTCGCCGAAGCGAAAAAACTGTCGAAGGCGCGCACCAAAGCCGGCAAGGCCCTGGGCGCCGCGGTCACCACCGGCATGCAGGAACTGTCGATGAAAGGCGGCACCTTCGAAGTCGGCCTGGTGCCGCTGCCCGAAGGCGGCGCCAATGGACTTGAACAGGTCGAATTCCGCGTGGCCGGTCATGCGGGCGTGCCGCTGCGGCCGCTCGCCAAAGTGGCCTCAGGCGGCGAACTGGCGCGGATCAGCCTGGCGCTGGCCGTGATCGCCAGCGCGGCCAGCCCGACACCCACGCTGATTTTCGACGAAGTGGATACGGGCATCGGCGGCGGTGTCGCCGAAGTGGTTGGACGGCTGCTGCATCAGCTCGGGCAAGCGCGTCAGGTGCTCTGCGTGACGCACCTGCCGCAAGTCGCAGCGCGCGGCGACCATCACTTCCAGGTCGCGAAAGCGGGCGACGGCAAGGGTGGCACGGTGAGCAGCGTCACGTCGCTCGACAAGGCAAGCCGCGTGGAGGAAGTCGCGCGCATGCTCGGCGGTCTGGAGATCACGCCGACCACCCGCAAGCACGCGAAGGAAATGCTGGCGGCTTAG
- the glnE gene encoding bifunctional [glutamate--ammonia ligase]-adenylyl-L-tyrosine phosphorylase/[glutamate--ammonia-ligase] adenylyltransferase has protein sequence MTDATLLSSTYSHYAARAAAARPQIVAHVSALAAAPLTRERIDARFDALCAEAAGAGANWVNGAPLSEDALKRALRQLRTEVFCAVMERDLAGEADVAEVTGAMTDLAETTIQRALAVLSADLETLYGEPRGPEGERLALGVVGMGKLGGRELNVSSDIDLIFIYEEDGETAGGQRSPIATQDFFTRLGKRLIGALAEVTADGYVFRVDMRLRPNGDSGPLVCSLGMLEEYFYVQGREWERYAWIKGRLVSEGASDAAQRLQKQLNAIVTPFVYRRYLDFGVISAIRALHLQIRQEAQRRASMRPDKADDIKLGRGGIREIEFSAQVFQLIRGGQDAGFRVRPTLAVLRHAATHGLIDTTVCVKLSQAYRFLRELEHRLQYRNDAQTHAMPVDPEERAALARAMGCDDYAALMTRLDAHREFVEQQFDQIFADKVSGRDGCGVPEDGAAAWVWSSALADDSADDALHARLIELGVAEPGELLARLRGVWQSSRYAGLAERSRQRFDIVAQRALEAARTLEPPERRGDTVARFFDLLEAVSRRGAYLALLTEYPQALHRVLSVLGGSRWAAGYLIRHPQLLDELLDDEAINSPFDWPEFKRTLRLRLAASDGVEQQMDLLRHAHQAEVFRILLIDLAGKLSVEHVSDRLSELADAVLDVTLEAVWKQLPKRHREVPRFAVIAYGKLGGKELGYASDLDVIFLYDDADDAAAEIYSTYTRRLITWLTTATGAGTLFDVDLRLRPNGESGLLVTDLDAFRRYQLREGDAANTAWVWEHQALSRARYCAGDAEIGAKFEAIREQVLTTPREAALLAKEIVEMRERVEAGHPNHTALFDLKHDRGGMVDIEFTVQYWVLLHAASDPELIRNTGNIALLREVSRFGLMSEAEAETVGAAYRTYRKLQHKLRLDGMEKARVVPALVETEREAVLGLWERVFG, from the coding sequence ATGACTGACGCAACTCTCCTGAGTTCCACCTATTCACATTACGCGGCGCGGGCTGCCGCGGCCCGTCCGCAAATCGTGGCGCACGTGTCGGCGCTGGCCGCCGCGCCGCTCACGCGTGAGCGCATCGACGCACGCTTCGACGCGTTATGCGCGGAAGCGGCTGGCGCCGGCGCCAACTGGGTAAATGGCGCGCCGTTGAGCGAGGATGCACTCAAACGGGCCTTGCGTCAGTTGCGAACCGAGGTGTTTTGCGCCGTGATGGAGCGCGATCTGGCCGGCGAGGCGGACGTCGCCGAAGTCACCGGGGCGATGACCGACCTGGCCGAAACGACGATCCAGCGTGCTTTGGCCGTGTTGTCCGCGGATCTCGAAACGCTCTATGGCGAGCCGCGCGGACCGGAAGGCGAGCGGCTCGCGCTCGGCGTGGTCGGCATGGGCAAGCTGGGCGGCCGCGAGCTGAACGTGTCGTCGGATATCGACCTGATCTTTATTTATGAAGAGGACGGCGAGACCGCGGGCGGCCAACGTTCGCCGATCGCGACGCAGGACTTTTTTACGCGCCTCGGCAAGCGGCTGATCGGCGCGCTCGCCGAAGTCACCGCCGACGGCTACGTGTTCCGGGTCGATATGCGGCTGCGGCCGAACGGCGATTCCGGGCCGCTGGTGTGCAGCCTCGGCATGCTCGAAGAGTATTTCTACGTGCAGGGCCGCGAGTGGGAGCGCTACGCGTGGATCAAGGGCCGGCTCGTGTCCGAAGGCGCGAGCGACGCGGCGCAGCGACTGCAGAAGCAGCTCAACGCGATCGTGACGCCGTTCGTCTATCGCCGCTATCTCGACTTCGGCGTGATCAGCGCGATCCGTGCGCTGCATCTGCAGATTCGTCAGGAGGCGCAGCGCCGCGCGTCGATGCGGCCCGACAAGGCCGACGACATCAAGCTCGGCCGTGGCGGCATCCGCGAAATCGAATTCAGCGCGCAGGTGTTCCAGTTGATCCGCGGCGGCCAGGATGCCGGTTTCCGCGTACGTCCGACGTTGGCCGTATTGCGGCACGCGGCGACGCACGGACTGATCGATACGACGGTTTGCGTGAAGCTTTCGCAGGCTTATCGTTTTCTGCGTGAACTCGAACACCGGCTGCAGTATCGCAACGACGCGCAAACCCATGCCATGCCGGTCGATCCCGAAGAGCGCGCGGCGCTCGCCCGCGCGATGGGCTGTGACGACTACGCGGCGTTGATGACCCGGCTCGACGCGCATCGCGAATTCGTCGAACAGCAGTTCGACCAGATTTTCGCCGACAAGGTGAGCGGCCGCGACGGTTGCGGCGTGCCCGAAGACGGCGCCGCCGCGTGGGTCTGGAGCAGCGCGCTCGCCGACGACAGCGCCGACGACGCATTGCATGCAAGGCTGATCGAACTCGGCGTGGCCGAGCCGGGCGAACTGCTCGCGCGGCTGCGCGGCGTGTGGCAGTCGTCGCGCTACGCGGGGCTCGCCGAGCGCAGCCGGCAACGTTTCGACATCGTCGCGCAGCGGGCGCTGGAAGCCGCGCGCACGCTCGAGCCGCCCGAGCGGCGCGGCGATACGGTGGCGCGCTTCTTCGATCTGCTCGAAGCGGTCAGCCGGCGCGGCGCGTATCTGGCGCTGCTGACCGAATATCCGCAGGCGCTGCATCGGGTGCTGTCGGTGCTGGGCGGGTCGCGCTGGGCGGCCGGCTATCTGATTCGCCATCCGCAACTGCTCGACGAATTGCTCGACGACGAAGCGATCAATAGCCCGTTCGACTGGCCCGAGTTCAAGCGCACGCTGCGCTTGCGGCTCGCCGCCTCGGACGGCGTGGAGCAGCAGATGGACCTGCTGCGCCACGCGCACCAGGCCGAAGTGTTCCGCATCCTGCTGATCGATCTGGCCGGCAAGCTGAGTGTCGAACATGTGAGCGACCGGTTGTCCGAACTCGCCGACGCGGTGCTCGACGTCACGCTCGAAGCGGTATGGAAGCAACTGCCGAAGCGTCACCGCGAGGTGCCGCGCTTCGCGGTGATCGCGTATGGCAAGCTGGGCGGCAAGGAACTGGGCTACGCGTCCGACCTCGACGTGATCTTCCTCTACGACGACGCCGACGATGCCGCCGCCGAGATTTACTCCACCTACACCCGCCGCCTGATCACCTGGCTGACGACCGCGACCGGCGCTGGCACGCTGTTCGACGTCGATCTGCGCTTGCGGCCGAACGGCGAATCGGGGCTGCTGGTCACGGATCTCGACGCGTTCCGCCGCTACCAGCTACGCGAGGGCGATGCGGCCAATACCGCATGGGTCTGGGAACACCAGGCGCTGAGCCGCGCGCGCTACTGCGCGGGCGACGCCGAGATCGGCGCGAAATTCGAGGCGATCCGCGAACAGGTGCTGACCACGCCGCGCGAAGCCGCGCTGCTCGCCAAGGAGATCGTCGAGATGCGCGAGCGCGTCGAGGCGGGGCATCCGAACCATACGGCGCTGTTCGACCTGAAGCACGATCGCGGCGGCATGGTCGACATCGAGTTCACCGTGCAGTACTGGGTGCTGCTGCACGCGGCGAGCGATCCCGAGCTGATCCGCAATACCGGCAACATCGCATTGCTGCGCGAAGTGTCGCGTTTCGGGTTGATGAGCGAGGCGGAAGCGGAGACGGTCGGCGCGGCGTATCGCACTTACCGCAAGTTGCAGCACAAGCTGCGGCTGGACGGGATGGAGAAGGCGCGGGTCGTGCCGGCGTTGGTGGAGACGGAGCGGGAGGCGGTGCTGGGGTTGTGGGAGCGGGTGTTTGGGTGA
- a CDS encoding YhdP family protein has protein sequence MSERNESADPHETGQVRPVSGSDHIVLRRTLHVVLAVALVLYFIAAGLFLGLRYVLLPRVDAFRPRIEATVSDKLHTQFTIGKLAPHWSGFQPGLDVTDLVIRDQEGKPALTIPHATATLSWKSLWQFHPALSSLIVDQPDVLVSRSSDGVMSVAGVPIPTRHSGNDTLSTWLLRQQAIVVRGGVLRWRDATHDAPELALRDIRIAILNDGYEHRMALQAPADGQVLHGPLDFRTHFRHTPLSAIGKPINWTGQVYMSTGPVDLPALARYINLPIEMFAGRIDNAIWADFADGRMTQARGQLSGTDVAMRVRPTQPKLLVPVANFSWQVEVEPGDYKLQLNHLHAELGQPPLDDGTPLTRTLALTTLNGRFRQASQQQGQLVSVSGDRVDLGILAEFSRALPLPRRLLNSLVRFNPRGMVANYVIEVERGKPESGEAGSDHQSSGAEPIERYRFKGDLQGISVAAQEPPPGLTPLNHPRAGIPGIENLWGSVDADENHGTALLDTSNVAITLPGVFDDPRLKLDRLHGRADWTITPKAPGENHPGFAVKLADFAVSNADTAATATASYSNPGHGRGSLDLKANFERAQVTRIVRYLPTSISEKLRIYLGHGLQAGMSRGATIEIHGDLTKFPYSRDPSAGIFQIVAPFKGGKFDPSPFPPRKMRNGTPNVWPALDGIDGVFALKQNVLRFDIDRAHYQRVALTRVSGKIDDLGTKASSLVIDGDARGPLADMLDYVNQSSLGIMAKHQTDKLHAEGPASLALKLTVPRTPMPHIAVEGAVGFQNNRLSVDNVPPLSQLKGKVRFTEHTAQVDRLSGQFLGGDVHANGGLKQNGTYALDLNGHIAVDAARGLNLHGPAAQVLTRMSGSAPYALNLRGAKGHLPEVTANSDLTGLALDFPAPFGKPVGTPMPLHFAVNPSAAPGEAGLERADLTFGPVAATYLLQYEPKSPPTVVRGAIGVNKPADLPTDGVIAAVDLDAFDADAWRALITQLRSKDAPAAVAATPAPPNPTVAQFLPSRFALHIGMLTLLKRHWDSVIVGASHADGKWQANIASNQVSGHVSWLPGASKESPGTLQARFARVVIPSAADKDLLGQAMSAPAQNMPSIDLVVNELIVRDRNIGRLEVDAHNFTEDGVPVWQLDKLDITNPAATLTATANWRTSTGLGNAADETTPRRTVFDFKLDIKDAGALLERFGQPRTLKAGAGSLSGKVVWRGGPTAIDYPTLNGNLAVDLRHGQILKVDPGVAKLLGVLSLQSLARVATLNFRDVIGEGLPFEHVTGTAQIHDGIGRTENFEMVTAPARAEMKGTLDLAQETQDLHVQIVPTVSAGAAVVAAAVINPLLGVGALVADLAFSKSVSHAFAREYAITGSWSKPHVERVKGDRGKMDVPASTVEAH, from the coding sequence ATGTCCGAGCGAAACGAATCCGCCGACCCGCACGAAACCGGGCAGGTCCGGCCAGTGAGCGGAAGCGACCACATCGTGCTGCGTCGGACCCTTCACGTGGTCCTCGCGGTTGCGCTCGTCCTCTACTTCATCGCGGCCGGCCTGTTTCTCGGCTTGCGTTACGTGCTGCTGCCGCGCGTCGACGCGTTCCGTCCGCGTATCGAAGCCACTGTGTCGGACAAACTGCACACGCAGTTCACCATCGGCAAGCTGGCGCCCCATTGGAGCGGTTTTCAGCCGGGTCTCGACGTCACCGATCTGGTGATTCGCGATCAGGAAGGCAAACCCGCGCTGACCATTCCGCACGCCACCGCCACGCTGTCGTGGAAGTCGCTGTGGCAATTCCATCCGGCGTTGTCCAGCCTGATCGTCGATCAGCCCGACGTGCTGGTGTCTCGCAGCAGCGACGGCGTGATGTCGGTCGCGGGCGTGCCGATCCCCACGCGCCATAGCGGCAACGACACGCTTTCCACCTGGCTACTGCGCCAGCAGGCGATCGTGGTGCGCGGCGGCGTGCTGCGCTGGCGCGACGCCACGCACGACGCGCCCGAACTCGCACTGCGCGACATCCGCATTGCGATTCTCAACGACGGCTACGAACACCGCATGGCGCTGCAGGCGCCCGCCGACGGCCAGGTGCTGCACGGCCCGCTCGATTTCCGCACGCATTTCCGGCACACGCCGCTCTCCGCGATCGGCAAGCCGATCAACTGGACCGGGCAGGTGTACATGTCGACCGGGCCGGTGGATCTGCCGGCGCTGGCGCGCTACATCAATCTGCCGATTGAGATGTTCGCCGGCCGTATCGACAACGCCATCTGGGCCGACTTCGCCGACGGCCGCATGACCCAGGCGCGCGGTCAGCTCTCCGGCACGGACGTGGCGATGCGCGTGCGTCCCACCCAGCCGAAGCTGCTGGTGCCGGTCGCCAATTTCTCGTGGCAGGTCGAAGTCGAACCGGGCGACTACAAGCTGCAACTGAATCACCTGCACGCCGAACTCGGCCAGCCGCCGCTCGACGACGGCACGCCGCTCACCCGCACGCTTGCGCTCACCACGTTGAACGGCCGCTTCCGGCAGGCTTCGCAGCAGCAAGGACAACTCGTCAGCGTGAGCGGCGACCGCGTCGATCTGGGCATCCTCGCGGAATTCAGCCGCGCGCTGCCGCTGCCGCGGCGTCTGCTGAACAGCCTTGTGCGCTTCAATCCGCGCGGGATGGTGGCGAACTACGTGATCGAAGTGGAGCGCGGCAAACCGGAGTCGGGCGAAGCGGGCAGCGACCATCAGTCGAGCGGCGCCGAGCCGATCGAGCGCTATCGTTTCAAGGGCGACTTGCAAGGCATCAGCGTCGCCGCGCAGGAGCCGCCGCCGGGGCTCACGCCGCTGAATCACCCGCGCGCCGGCATTCCCGGCATCGAGAATCTGTGGGGTAGCGTCGACGCCGACGAAAACCACGGCACCGCGCTGCTCGACACCTCCAACGTGGCGATCACCCTGCCGGGCGTGTTCGACGACCCGCGTCTGAAGCTCGACCGGCTGCATGGCCGCGCCGACTGGACCATCACGCCGAAGGCGCCCGGCGAAAATCATCCGGGCTTTGCCGTCAAGCTGGCCGACTTCGCCGTCTCGAACGCCGATACGGCGGCCACCGCGACCGCCAGTTACAGCAACCCGGGCCACGGGCGCGGCTCGCTCGATCTGAAGGCCAACTTCGAACGCGCGCAGGTGACGCGCATCGTCCGCTATCTGCCCACCAGCATCAGCGAGAAGCTGCGCATCTATCTCGGTCATGGGCTGCAGGCGGGCATGTCGCGCGGCGCGACGATCGAAATTCATGGCGATCTGACCAAGTTCCCGTACTCGCGCGACCCGAGCGCGGGCATCTTTCAGATCGTCGCGCCGTTCAAGGGCGGCAAGTTCGACCCGTCGCCGTTCCCGCCGCGCAAGATGCGCAACGGCACGCCGAACGTGTGGCCGGCGCTGGACGGCATCGACGGTGTGTTCGCGCTGAAGCAGAACGTGTTGCGCTTTGACATCGACCGCGCGCATTACCAGCGGGTGGCGCTGACGCGCGTCAGCGGCAAGATCGACGACCTCGGCACCAAGGCGTCGAGCCTCGTGATCGACGGCGACGCGCGCGGGCCGCTCGCCGACATGCTCGACTACGTGAACCAGAGCTCGCTCGGCATCATGGCCAAGCACCAGACCGACAAGCTGCATGCGGAAGGCCCCGCGTCGCTCGCACTCAAGCTGACGGTGCCGCGTACGCCGATGCCGCACATCGCCGTGGAAGGCGCGGTCGGTTTCCAGAACAACCGCCTGAGCGTGGACAACGTGCCGCCGCTGTCGCAACTGAAGGGCAAGGTGCGCTTCACCGAACATACGGCGCAGGTCGACCGGCTGTCCGGCCAGTTCCTCGGCGGCGACGTGCACGCGAACGGCGGCCTGAAACAGAACGGCACCTATGCGCTCGACCTGAACGGCCATATCGCCGTCGATGCCGCGCGCGGCCTCAATCTGCACGGTCCCGCCGCGCAGGTCCTGACGCGCATGAGCGGCAGCGCGCCCTACGCGCTGAATCTGCGCGGCGCCAAAGGGCATCTGCCGGAAGTGACGGCGAACTCCGATCTGACCGGCCTCGCGCTCGACTTTCCGGCGCCGTTCGGCAAACCGGTCGGCACGCCGATGCCGCTGCACTTCGCGGTCAATCCATCCGCCGCGCCGGGTGAAGCCGGTCTGGAACGCGCCGATCTCACCTTCGGACCGGTCGCCGCCACCTATCTGCTGCAATACGAACCCAAGTCGCCGCCGACCGTGGTGCGTGGCGCGATCGGCGTCAACAAGCCGGCTGATCTGCCGACCGACGGCGTGATCGCCGCCGTCGACCTCGACGCCTTCGACGCCGACGCATGGCGCGCGCTCATCACGCAACTGCGCAGCAAGGACGCGCCCGCCGCCGTCGCTGCCACGCCTGCCCCGCCGAACCCGACCGTCGCGCAATTCCTGCCGAGCCGCTTCGCGCTGCACATCGGCATGCTGACGTTGCTCAAGCGTCACTGGGACAGCGTGATCGTCGGCGCCTCGCATGCGGACGGCAAATGGCAGGCGAACATCGCGTCGAACCAGGTGTCCGGCCATGTGTCGTGGCTGCCGGGCGCCAGCAAGGAGTCGCCGGGCACGCTGCAGGCGCGCTTCGCCCGCGTGGTGATTCCGTCGGCCGCCGACAAGGACCTGCTCGGCCAGGCGATGTCGGCGCCGGCGCAGAACATGCCGTCGATCGATCTGGTGGTCAACGAGCTGATCGTGCGAGATCGCAACATTGGCCGCCTCGAAGTCGACGCTCACAATTTCACCGAAGACGGCGTGCCGGTCTGGCAACTCGACAAGCTCGACATCACCAACCCCGCGGCCACGCTGACGGCCACCGCGAACTGGCGCACCTCGACCGGTCTCGGCAACGCCGCCGACGAAACGACCCCGCGCCGCACCGTATTCGATTTCAAGCTCGACATTAAAGATGCCGGCGCATTGCTCGAACGTTTCGGCCAGCCGCGCACGCTGAAGGCGGGCGCCGGCTCGCTGTCGGGCAAGGTGGTATGGCGCGGCGGCCCGACCGCGATCGACTATCCGACGCTCAACGGCAACCTCGCCGTCGACCTGCGCCACGGCCAGATTCTCAAGGTCGATCCCGGTGTCGCCAAGCTGCTCGGCGTGCTCAGTCTGCAAAGTCTCGCGCGCGTTGCCACGCTGAACTTCCGCGACGTGATCGGCGAAGGGCTGCCGTTCGAACATGTGACCGGCACCGCGCAGATCCACGACGGGATCGGGCGCACCGAGAACTTCGAAATGGTCACCGCGCCGGCCCGCGCCGAGATGAAAGGCACGCTCGATCTCGCTCAGGAAACCCAGGATCTGCACGTGCAGATCGTGCCGACGGTCAGCGCCGGCGCCGCGGTGGTCGCGGCGGCGGTGATCAATCCACTGCTCGGCGTGGGCGCGCTGGTGGCCGATCTGGCGTTCAGCAAATCCGTCTCGCACGCGTTCGCACGCGAATATGCGATCACCGGTTCGTGGTCGAAACCGCACGTTGAGCGGGTCAAGGGCGATCGCGGTAAGATGGACGTTCCGGCTTCGACCGTGGAAGCGCACTGA
- a CDS encoding carbon-nitrogen hydrolase family protein encodes MSEPHVSSTVSSGSLDSAFRVAALQMVSTPDRERNLAEAQRLIAEAAADGAQLVLLPEYFCFMGFKDTDKLAVREPYQDGPIQRFLADAARRHKIWVIGGTLPLTAPEASRVLNTTLVFDPQGNEAARYDKIHLFNFEKGEESFDEARTIRPGHEVRTFEAPFGRVGLSVCYDLRFPELYRRMGDCALIVVPSAFTYTTGRAHWEMLLRARAVENQCYVLAAAQGGKHENGRRTWGHSMLIDPWGEIVAVRDEGAGVVTGNLERARIDEVRQSLPAWRHRVLS; translated from the coding sequence ATGAGCGAACCACACGTCTCTTCAACCGTATCCAGCGGCTCTCTGGACAGCGCCTTTCGCGTCGCCGCGTTGCAGATGGTCAGCACGCCGGATCGCGAACGCAATCTCGCCGAAGCGCAACGCCTGATCGCCGAAGCCGCCGCCGACGGCGCGCAGTTGGTCCTGCTGCCCGAATACTTCTGCTTCATGGGCTTCAAGGACACCGACAAGCTGGCGGTGCGAGAGCCCTACCAGGACGGCCCGATCCAGCGTTTTCTCGCCGACGCCGCGCGCCGTCACAAGATCTGGGTGATCGGCGGCACGCTGCCGCTCACGGCGCCAGAGGCGTCTCGCGTGCTGAACACCACGCTGGTGTTCGACCCGCAGGGCAACGAGGCCGCCCGCTACGACAAGATCCACCTGTTCAACTTCGAAAAGGGTGAGGAATCGTTCGACGAGGCGCGCACCATTCGCCCCGGCCACGAAGTCCGCACGTTCGAAGCGCCGTTCGGCCGCGTCGGCCTGTCGGTCTGCTACGATCTGCGCTTTCCGGAGCTGTACCGGCGCATGGGCGACTGCGCGCTGATCGTGGTGCCGTCGGCGTTCACTTACACCACCGGCCGCGCGCATTGGGAAATGCTGCTGCGAGCCCGGGCGGTCGAAAACCAGTGTTACGTGCTGGCCGCCGCGCAAGGTGGGAAACACGAAAACGGCCGCCGGACCTGGGGCCACAGCATGCTGATCGACCCGTGGGGCGAAATCGTCGCGGTGCGCGACGAGGGCGCCGGCGTGGTCACAGGCAATCTCGAGCGTGCGCGCATCGACGAGGTGCGGCAGAGCCTGCCCGCCTGGCGTCATCGCGTGCTGAGCTGA